The following proteins come from a genomic window of Terribacillus aidingensis:
- a CDS encoding LysR family transcriptional regulator, translating into MDERDWLILKYLKEYQNITQIASLLYISQPSVTKRLKKIEKFFGASIIEKKSNGIILTDFGRYIVSCAGTMLEEYELVRRELAELKVRVSGTLRLGTTNLYAKYCLPTILKIYKEKYPDVSLDIVTDWNKEIKKAFIHNKIELAIMEAELPDWKGEKELLFTDRLCIASRERIDAADLPKLPQIHYRMDKEMEELIAGWWDANYGQKAAISVEVDDIDSCKEMVVQGLGYAILPKLALSSHEHIFLDDILLDDKKPCEIHTWIYFEKSSLNAPSGEFIGMLLN; encoded by the coding sequence TTGGATGAGAGAGATTGGCTTATACTGAAGTATTTGAAAGAATATCAGAATATTACACAAATAGCGTCATTACTGTACATCTCACAGCCTTCCGTTACGAAAAGATTGAAAAAGATTGAGAAGTTTTTCGGAGCAAGTATCATTGAGAAGAAAAGCAACGGAATCATTCTGACGGATTTTGGACGCTATATCGTTTCCTGTGCGGGCACTATGCTGGAAGAGTATGAGTTAGTTAGAAGAGAATTAGCGGAGCTAAAAGTGAGGGTAAGCGGGACATTGCGTCTTGGTACGACGAATTTGTATGCAAAATACTGCTTGCCAACTATTTTGAAAATCTATAAAGAAAAATATCCTGACGTATCTCTGGATATCGTTACGGACTGGAATAAGGAAATCAAAAAAGCTTTTATACATAACAAGATTGAACTCGCTATCATGGAGGCTGAATTACCGGATTGGAAAGGCGAAAAGGAGTTATTGTTTACGGATAGACTATGCATTGCTTCGAGGGAAAGGATTGACGCAGCTGACCTTCCCAAGCTTCCCCAAATCCACTATCGGATGGATAAGGAGATGGAGGAACTCATTGCTGGCTGGTGGGATGCAAACTACGGTCAAAAAGCTGCAATCAGCGTGGAGGTCGATGACATCGACTCCTGCAAAGAAATGGTAGTACAAGGGCTGGGCTACGCCATCCTTCCGAAGCTGGCATTGAGCAGTCACGAACATATATTTTTGGATGATATCCTATTGGACGATAAAAAGCCTTGTGAAATCCATACGTGGATCTATTTTGAAAAGAGCAGCTTGAATGCACCATCTGGCGAGTTCATCGGCATGCTGCTCAATTGA
- a CDS encoding RraA family protein, whose translation MDNILENLSQLTTTSLSDALDITHNMNSNIKPLNPAHKVCGKAFTVDLPAGENKTLFEAINEAGEDDILVLSYKNETRYAFAGDFIIGLMQTLGIRGVVADGAVRDLHGVLDLNYPVFCLGTTMAAGKKNIPGTIKSTISCGGSIVRHGDYIVGDADGVIVIPQDKVNDVIQTASEKLEKDQIREERYGKDQESVRVYLNSVIN comes from the coding sequence TTGGATAATATTCTGGAAAATCTCAGTCAGCTAACGACTACAAGCCTATCTGATGCATTGGATATAACGCACAATATGAACAGTAACATCAAGCCTCTCAATCCTGCTCACAAAGTATGCGGCAAGGCATTTACAGTAGATCTGCCTGCTGGAGAGAACAAGACGTTATTCGAAGCAATAAATGAAGCAGGCGAGGACGATATTCTTGTATTAAGCTATAAAAATGAAACACGTTATGCATTTGCGGGAGATTTCATTATCGGCTTGATGCAGACACTAGGTATCCGAGGTGTCGTTGCAGATGGCGCAGTGAGGGATTTACACGGCGTCTTAGATCTTAATTATCCGGTATTCTGCCTTGGGACAACGATGGCCGCTGGGAAAAAGAATATTCCTGGAACAATCAAATCGACTATTTCCTGTGGCGGAAGTATTGTCAGACATGGCGATTACATTGTCGGTGATGCAGATGGTGTCATTGTCATTCCGCAGGATAAGGTGAACGACGTCATCCAGACCGCATCGGAAAAGCTGGAAAAAGATCAAATCCGAGAAGAAAGATACGGAAAAGATCAGGAAAGTGTTCGCGTCTACTTAAATAGTGTCATCAATTGA
- a CDS encoding CitMHS family transporter, translating into MIALLGFAMMFMFILLIVTKRLSALLGLILVPIIFAIIGGFGLKLGPMILDGLIGVAPTGIMLLFAVMYFGIMIDAGLFDPLINRILTIVKGDPLKVVIGTAVLATMVALDGDGTTTYIITVSAMLPLYKKLKMNPLVLTCTAMMAFGVMNIVPWGGPTARAISSLNLDASEVFPPLIPVMVAGLGWVFLTAFILGKKERKRLGIIELESGFMNDLRTEEAATLEAGSSTKRPKLIWFNFVLTVLLIVGLVTSVLPLPVLFVIAFGIALCVNYPNLEEQKKRMESHAPNVLIVVSLIFASGVFTGILSGTHMVDEMAGSLVSIIPEQFGSWFAIITAVTSMPLTYFMANDPYYFGVLPIIAETAAAYGVDPVHIARASVLGQPLHAMSPLIASTYLLVGMAGVEFGDHQKFILKWAVGTSVVMILVAILFGIII; encoded by the coding sequence ATGATTGCATTGCTAGGGTTTGCGATGATGTTTATGTTTATCCTGCTTATTGTGACGAAACGTTTATCGGCTTTGCTGGGACTGATTTTAGTACCGATCATCTTCGCTATTATAGGAGGATTTGGCTTGAAGCTTGGACCGATGATTCTGGATGGACTTATAGGGGTAGCTCCGACTGGGATCATGCTGTTGTTTGCTGTTATGTATTTTGGCATTATGATTGATGCTGGATTGTTCGATCCTTTGATAAATAGAATTTTGACTATCGTAAAGGGTGATCCGTTAAAGGTTGTCATCGGTACAGCAGTTTTAGCAACAATGGTTGCGCTGGACGGAGATGGGACCACAACCTATATAATCACAGTATCTGCCATGCTCCCGCTCTATAAGAAACTTAAAATGAATCCGCTTGTACTGACATGCACAGCGATGATGGCTTTTGGCGTCATGAACATCGTTCCGTGGGGCGGGCCGACAGCAAGAGCAATCTCTTCCTTGAATCTGGATGCGTCAGAGGTATTCCCGCCGCTTATCCCTGTCATGGTGGCTGGATTAGGCTGGGTATTCCTTACAGCCTTCATCCTTGGAAAAAAAGAACGGAAAAGGCTGGGCATCATCGAGCTGGAATCTGGATTTATGAATGATTTGCGCACCGAGGAAGCTGCAACGCTGGAGGCAGGCAGCTCGACTAAGCGTCCAAAGCTTATCTGGTTCAATTTTGTACTCACTGTTTTATTGATTGTTGGACTTGTCACTAGTGTCCTTCCGCTTCCTGTTCTTTTTGTAATTGCATTTGGAATAGCGCTGTGCGTTAATTATCCTAATCTGGAGGAACAAAAGAAACGGATGGAATCACATGCACCTAACGTTTTGATCGTTGTTTCCCTTATTTTTGCTTCGGGTGTTTTCACTGGTATACTTTCTGGTACGCATATGGTCGATGAAATGGCTGGTTCATTGGTTTCGATCATTCCTGAACAGTTCGGCTCCTGGTTCGCAATCATTACAGCTGTAACTAGCATGCCGCTGACTTACTTTATGGCGAATGATCCCTATTACTTTGGTGTCCTGCCAATCATTGCTGAAACCGCTGCTGCTTACGGAGTGGACCCAGTACACATCGCCAGAGCTTCTGTGCTAGGACAGCCATTGCATGCCATGAGCCCGTTAATTGCCTCCACCTACTTGCTAGTAGGGATGGCTGGTGTAGAATTCGGTGATCATCAGAAATTCATCCTAAAATGGGCAGTCGGTACAAGCGTAGTCATGATACTAGTCGCAATACTTTTCGGTATCATTATTTGA
- a CDS encoding LysR family transcriptional regulator produces MKFSTLLTLQDLYKSRNITKTAHNLGLTQPALTKRLKQIETEYGITLVKRERRGISFTTEGEFLASKAQSLLKKQQEIREIGWSMQPEPSGTIKVGISNFFTKFLFLDVLRDFQALYPRIHFQIETGWSRDIFDLLVKDELHVAFVRGDYGWAGMGQLLFEEDMVVVSSKPLTIDSLPQLPMISYKTDIKLKNMIDKWWYEHFTVAPQVIMEVDRADTCLDMISNNLGFSILPGLVVRNHNKLHKIPIQDKEGNKITRNSWMFSKHERHEQFFALRQFTEYVQNYLHERTL; encoded by the coding sequence ATGAAGTTTTCCACTCTGCTGACACTGCAGGATCTTTATAAGAGCCGGAATATCACAAAAACCGCACATAATCTTGGATTGACACAGCCTGCTCTTACGAAGCGGTTAAAACAAATAGAGACGGAATATGGCATCACATTAGTGAAAAGGGAGCGAAGAGGGATTAGCTTTACGACAGAAGGAGAGTTCCTCGCCAGCAAAGCGCAATCTCTTTTAAAAAAACAGCAAGAAATAAGGGAAATCGGCTGGAGTATGCAGCCTGAGCCTAGTGGAACAATCAAAGTAGGTATCTCTAATTTCTTCACGAAGTTCCTATTCCTCGATGTCCTGCGCGATTTTCAGGCTCTTTATCCACGTATTCATTTTCAGATTGAGACAGGGTGGAGCAGGGATATATTCGATTTACTGGTGAAGGATGAATTACATGTAGCATTTGTCAGAGGGGATTATGGCTGGGCAGGAATGGGACAGCTTCTATTTGAGGAGGATATGGTGGTCGTCTCCAGCAAACCATTAACGATTGACTCTTTGCCTCAGCTTCCAATGATCAGCTATAAGACGGATATTAAGCTGAAGAATATGATAGATAAATGGTGGTATGAACATTTTACTGTAGCACCACAAGTCATAATGGAAGTCGATCGTGCAGACACTTGTCTTGATATGATATCGAATAATTTAGGGTTCTCGATTCTGCCTGGTTTAGTAGTCCGGAATCATAATAAACTTCATAAAATCCCGATACAAGATAAAGAGGGAAACAAAATAACGCGCAACTCCTGGATGTTCTCGAAGCATGAGAGACATGAACAGTTCTTTGCTTTACGTCAATTTACCGAATACGTCCAAAACTATTTGCATGAGAGAACATTGTAA
- a CDS encoding YjjG family noncanonical pyrimidine nucleotidase codes for MTKQYDALFFDVDNTILDFTKTEQEALPLLFSQHGLPTDEAAMTAYRTINHRLWSSFEKGEINRDNVVSSRFTEFFALYDKQVDGADLDTAYRELLAQGRHMIAGAAEVLEKLSKDYPLYIVTNGVSDTQFRRLKATGLLPYFQSVFVSEDTGYQKPMAGFFDYVFERVPGIKPERSLIIGDSLVADIQGGNMAGMDTCWFNPGRLPNHLPLQPDYEITKLEELLSILKRKRS; via the coding sequence ATGACAAAGCAATATGATGCTTTATTTTTTGACGTTGACAACACTATTCTAGACTTCACAAAAACCGAGCAGGAAGCTCTGCCGCTTCTATTCAGCCAGCATGGCCTGCCAACAGATGAAGCAGCGATGACTGCGTATCGCACTATCAACCACAGACTTTGGAGTTCTTTTGAAAAAGGGGAAATCAATCGCGATAATGTTGTCAGTTCCAGATTTACTGAGTTCTTCGCCCTCTACGATAAACAAGTAGATGGAGCTGACCTGGATACTGCTTATCGCGAGCTGCTCGCACAAGGAAGACATATGATAGCTGGTGCTGCAGAAGTATTGGAGAAACTATCCAAGGATTATCCTTTATATATCGTGACAAACGGTGTTTCCGACACACAATTCCGCCGTCTGAAAGCGACCGGACTGCTTCCTTACTTCCAATCTGTTTTCGTATCAGAAGATACTGGATACCAGAAACCGATGGCAGGGTTCTTTGACTATGTGTTTGAACGCGTTCCTGGAATTAAGCCAGAGCGTTCATTGATTATCGGTGATTCCTTAGTGGCCGATATCCAAGGAGGAAATATGGCAGGCATGGATACTTGCTGGTTCAACCCTGGCAGACTGCCTAACCATCTCCCGCTTCAACCGGATTACGAAATAACTAAATTAGAGGAACTGCTAAGTATACTAAAGAGAAAACGCAGTTAA
- a CDS encoding Crp/Fnr family transcriptional regulator, with product MDALHTVEAASEVYLIGIPIDSLHTYAASYPPFLQLLLREVTEKFQLKSRAFSFSLTHGALTRLASYLFRVMTEYDGKRLTGSLPTNRTGDIADHIGTTSRHVNRLLTTLAKEGIIERSKSAISIKDWEKLEQLASRSIYA from the coding sequence ATGGATGCATTACATACGGTAGAGGCTGCGAGTGAAGTATATTTGATCGGGATACCAATTGATTCACTACATACATATGCGGCGTCATATCCGCCTTTCCTTCAGCTTCTGCTGCGCGAAGTAACAGAGAAGTTCCAGCTGAAATCAAGAGCGTTCAGCTTCAGTCTGACCCATGGTGCCCTTACCAGGTTAGCGAGCTACCTATTCCGCGTTATGACAGAGTATGACGGAAAACGGCTGACTGGTTCCCTGCCCACTAACCGGACAGGGGACATCGCGGATCATATCGGGACGACCTCCCGGCATGTGAACCGTTTACTTACTACGTTAGCTAAAGAAGGTATTATCGAGCGCAGCAAGAGTGCAATATCCATAAAAGACTGGGAAAAACTTGAACAGCTAGCAAGTCGATCAATTTATGCTTAA
- a CDS encoding GntR family transcriptional regulator: MQTKYAIVKQAIKSKILDGTYEPHAKIPSESEMMKQFDVSRHTVRLAIGELVTEGWLYREQGAGTFCADRSKQHLQHNGTQNKNIAIVTTYISDYIFPSIIRGAEAYLSDHGYNVSLFNTNNNHEKEREYLERIITTGFDGAIIEPTKSASANPNINYYLNLERLQIPYIMINAYYDALEPYRVLVDDERGAFLQTEHLIKQGHKDIIGFFKTDDMQGTLRMKGYLKAHREYKVPINPKHIVTYSTEEKHDKPIQELEALLNQTDAKPTGLVCYNDELAIKLINVLREYNMKIPQDMSIVGFDNSFLTELSEVKLTSVEHPKAELGKAAGKLILDLIESNQGKGSEGAIESIVFPTKLVARQSTQAIQADALEKIK, from the coding sequence ATGCAGACAAAATATGCAATTGTTAAACAGGCAATCAAATCTAAAATCCTCGATGGTACGTATGAGCCGCATGCAAAAATTCCATCTGAGAGCGAGATGATGAAGCAATTCGATGTGAGCCGTCATACAGTGCGGCTGGCAATTGGAGAACTAGTGACAGAAGGATGGCTCTACCGCGAGCAGGGAGCGGGTACTTTCTGTGCCGATCGTTCGAAGCAGCATTTGCAGCACAATGGAACACAAAATAAAAATATTGCCATCGTAACTACGTACATTTCAGATTATATCTTCCCATCGATCATTCGTGGAGCAGAAGCTTATTTAAGCGATCATGGCTATAATGTAAGCTTGTTTAATACGAATAACAATCATGAAAAAGAGCGGGAGTATCTCGAGCGGATCATCACTACTGGTTTTGACGGCGCAATTATTGAGCCGACCAAAAGTGCTTCAGCTAATCCGAATATAAACTACTATTTGAATTTGGAGCGGCTGCAGATTCCGTATATCATGATCAATGCTTATTATGATGCCTTGGAACCGTATCGCGTGCTTGTCGATGATGAGCGTGGTGCTTTCCTGCAAACAGAGCACCTCATCAAGCAAGGACATAAGGATATTATCGGTTTCTTCAAAACGGATGACATGCAGGGAACGCTGCGGATGAAAGGATATTTGAAGGCGCACCGTGAATATAAGGTGCCAATTAATCCGAAGCATATCGTGACATACAGTACGGAGGAAAAGCATGATAAGCCAATACAAGAGCTTGAAGCATTATTGAATCAGACAGATGCCAAGCCGACTGGATTGGTATGCTATAACGATGAACTGGCCATCAAACTGATCAATGTGCTGCGGGAATACAATATGAAAATTCCACAGGACATGTCAATTGTGGGCTTTGATAATTCCTTCCTGACCGAATTGTCGGAAGTGAAGCTTACTTCTGTTGAACATCCAAAGGCAGAGCTTGGCAAGGCAGCAGGTAAATTGATCCTGGATTTAATCGAGAGTAATCAGGGCAAAGGATCTGAAGGGGCAATCGAGAGTATTGTCTTTCCGACTAAGCTGGTAGCGAGGCAGTCGACACAAGCTATACAGGCAGATGCGTTAGAGAAGATAAAGTAA
- a CDS encoding sugar ABC transporter substrate-binding protein, whose translation MKKVLKTLMIGLMIIVLVACSKGGSGGGGSEADETEVVGADLENATELTYWTFVGQHMDLFKDSAERWNEEFPDRPIKLVAETYPYDNMHNNLLLSLQSGKGAPDIADIELSKFPNFLQGTPQLEPMNEYVEPVLADSVEARFDLYAKEGDYYGVPTHVGATVMYYNTEIMEQAGVDIDSIKTWDDFVEAGKQVTEKTDAVMWNVGTGDFLMDLWPMVSQQDSDFFDAEGNLTLDNETNVKTLQFLYDAIYTEKIAELTPGGMNQSEDFYKYYSEGKSAAILAPLWYMGRFLDNMPEMEGKIAIKPLPAWEEGGKRSAGMGGTGTVVTNQSEETDLAKEFLAYTKLSEEGSINLWKVLGFDPPRWDVWESEAVREDNEYYQFFGEGIFDMLLEIKDEINTLNITENTPDVSTEYNTIIADSVLRQKNKTPEEAMKEAADKIESTMQE comes from the coding sequence ATGAAGAAAGTCTTGAAGACGCTGATGATTGGTTTGATGATCATTGTATTGGTCGCTTGCAGCAAGGGCGGCAGTGGAGGCGGAGGCAGTGAGGCGGATGAAACAGAAGTTGTCGGTGCAGACTTGGAGAACGCAACTGAATTGACTTATTGGACTTTTGTCGGTCAGCATATGGATTTATTCAAGGATTCAGCGGAACGCTGGAATGAGGAATTTCCTGATCGGCCTATCAAGCTCGTAGCCGAAACATATCCCTACGATAATATGCACAATAATCTGCTGCTTAGTCTGCAATCAGGTAAAGGTGCACCGGATATAGCGGATATCGAATTGAGTAAGTTTCCGAACTTTTTACAAGGAACACCGCAGCTTGAACCAATGAACGAATATGTAGAACCAGTACTTGCTGATTCTGTAGAGGCTCGTTTTGACCTATATGCGAAAGAGGGCGACTATTACGGCGTTCCAACTCACGTAGGGGCAACTGTCATGTACTATAATACAGAAATTATGGAGCAGGCTGGAGTTGATATCGATTCCATCAAGACATGGGATGACTTCGTAGAAGCTGGTAAACAAGTAACAGAAAAAACAGATGCAGTTATGTGGAACGTCGGTACAGGTGACTTCCTGATGGATTTGTGGCCGATGGTTTCACAGCAGGATTCGGACTTCTTTGATGCGGAAGGAAATTTGACATTGGATAACGAAACCAATGTAAAGACCCTTCAATTCTTGTATGATGCTATTTATACAGAGAAAATTGCTGAACTTACTCCTGGTGGTATGAACCAATCAGAGGATTTTTATAAGTATTATTCAGAAGGAAAGTCAGCTGCCATACTAGCGCCGCTTTGGTACATGGGACGCTTCCTTGATAACATGCCGGAAATGGAAGGTAAAATTGCCATCAAACCGCTTCCTGCTTGGGAAGAAGGCGGTAAGCGTTCCGCAGGTATGGGTGGTACAGGAACAGTCGTAACCAATCAGTCAGAAGAGACGGACTTGGCGAAGGAATTCCTGGCATATACCAAGTTGTCGGAAGAAGGAAGTATCAATCTGTGGAAGGTTCTCGGATTTGACCCGCCTCGCTGGGATGTATGGGAAAGTGAAGCAGTCAGAGAAGATAACGAGTATTATCAATTCTTTGGTGAAGGTATCTTCGATATGCTCTTGGAGATAAAGGATGAGATCAACACACTGAATATTACCGAAAATACACCGGATGTTTCGACGGAGTATAATACCATAATTGCAGATTCTGTGCTGAGGCAGAAGAATAAGACTCCTGAGGAAGCCATGAAAGAAGCTGCTGATAAGATCGAAAGCACGATGCAGGAATAG
- a CDS encoding alpha-N-arabinofuranosidase — MADKLQAKMVLDKSYQISEVDKRIYGSFIEHLGRAVYGGIYEPGHPDADDQGFRKDVIELVKELQVPIVRYPGGNMVSAYNWEDGVGPKESRPKRLELAWRTIETNEIGTNEFVDWAKKAQAEVMMAVNLGTRGIDAARNLIEYTNHPGGTYWSDLRREHGYEQPHNIKTWCLGNEMDGPWQVGHKTAAEYGRIAKETGKAMKLVDPSIELVACGSSNTDMPTFPEYEATTLDIAYDEVDYISLHQYYGNPSNDPANYLAKNMDMDHFIKTVTATCDYIKAKHRSKKTINLSFDEWNVWYHSREHDEKLDPWTVAPPQLEDVYNFEDALLVGSMLITLLRHADRVKMACMAQLVNVIAPIMTENNGQSWKQTIYYPYLHASVFGRGISLQPILSSPKYDSKDFTDVPFIDSAAVYDEQEEALTIFLVNKHLEEAIPLDVDLRSFEGYELAEHIVLEHHDLKAANTKDTSRVAPHSNGESSLEDGRLKAQLNRTSWNVIRLRKASKN, encoded by the coding sequence ATGGCAGATAAATTGCAAGCGAAGATGGTTTTGGATAAGAGTTATCAGATCAGCGAAGTCGACAAACGTATTTACGGATCATTCATTGAACATCTAGGTAGAGCAGTATATGGCGGTATTTATGAGCCGGGTCATCCCGATGCTGATGATCAAGGTTTCCGAAAAGATGTAATTGAACTGGTGAAAGAGCTGCAAGTGCCTATCGTTCGTTATCCTGGCGGTAATATGGTGTCTGCTTATAACTGGGAAGATGGTGTCGGACCGAAGGAAAGCCGGCCAAAACGGCTGGAGCTGGCCTGGCGCACAATCGAGACGAATGAAATAGGGACGAATGAATTCGTGGATTGGGCGAAGAAAGCGCAAGCGGAAGTTATGATGGCAGTGAACCTTGGTACGCGAGGTATTGATGCAGCGCGTAATCTAATCGAATATACAAACCATCCTGGTGGGACGTACTGGAGTGATTTACGCAGGGAGCATGGTTACGAGCAGCCCCATAACATCAAGACTTGGTGTTTAGGAAATGAAATGGATGGACCATGGCAGGTAGGGCATAAGACAGCTGCAGAATATGGCAGAATCGCCAAAGAGACAGGTAAGGCAATGAAACTCGTCGATCCGAGTATTGAGCTTGTTGCATGCGGCAGCTCGAATACGGATATGCCGACTTTCCCAGAGTATGAGGCAACAACATTGGATATCGCATATGACGAAGTGGATTATATCTCCCTGCATCAATATTACGGCAACCCTTCCAATGATCCAGCCAACTATTTGGCGAAGAACATGGATATGGATCATTTTATTAAGACCGTAACTGCTACCTGTGATTACATCAAAGCAAAGCATCGCAGCAAGAAAACAATCAACTTGAGCTTTGATGAATGGAACGTATGGTATCACTCCAGGGAGCATGATGAGAAGCTGGATCCGTGGACAGTCGCACCGCCTCAGCTGGAGGACGTCTACAATTTTGAAGACGCTCTTTTGGTTGGAAGCATGCTCATTACCTTGCTCCGTCATGCTGATCGTGTGAAGATGGCTTGCATGGCACAGCTGGTGAACGTCATTGCGCCGATTATGACGGAGAACAACGGCCAATCTTGGAAACAGACAATCTATTATCCTTACTTGCACGCATCCGTATTCGGTCGGGGAATCAGCTTGCAGCCAATCCTTTCTTCTCCGAAGTATGATAGCAAAGACTTCACAGATGTCCCGTTCATTGATAGCGCTGCTGTTTATGATGAGCAAGAAGAGGCGTTAACGATTTTCCTAGTGAACAAACATTTGGAAGAAGCTATTCCGCTCGATGTTGACCTACGCAGCTTTGAAGGATATGAACTTGCAGAGCATATCGTGCTGGAGCATCATGATTTGAAGGCGGCCAACACAAAAGACACGTCACGCGTCGCGCCGCACAGCAATGGTGAATCAAGTTTGGAAGACGGCAGACTGAAGGCGCAATTGAATCGGACTTCCTGGAATGTCATCCGGCTGCGGAAAGCTAGTAAAAATTAA
- a CDS encoding sugar ABC transporter permease gives MNTVTPVTPVRARKKQNKFLRFLNSKKVVPFVFISPFVLSLLLFTVYPAIQGVIMSFQRVLPGQVEFIGMSNYERVFNPTFYRAVSNTTAYVVLTVLILTIIPMVLAVILNSKHVRFRTLFRASLFIPALTSTIVGGMIFRFMFSEQEGAVANQLIGLFGFDPIKWMFTPWAAIGLMVLLASWRWIGVNILYFLAALQNVPDEMYEAAQIDGATRWQRFRFITMPMLKPIIIFVSTITIINGFRMFEESYVFWAVGSPGNIGLSIAAYIYQQGIQQNDMGFGAALGVVLMLIIFVISIIYLIATGTFKKEDR, from the coding sequence ATGAATACAGTTACACCAGTGACACCGGTGAGAGCACGGAAGAAACAGAATAAGTTCCTCCGGTTTCTAAATTCAAAGAAAGTAGTCCCGTTCGTTTTCATTTCGCCATTTGTCCTGTCTCTGCTTCTTTTCACAGTGTATCCTGCAATCCAGGGAGTGATCATGAGTTTCCAGCGAGTGCTTCCTGGACAGGTGGAATTCATTGGAATGAGCAACTATGAGCGCGTTTTTAACCCGACGTTTTACAGAGCTGTTTCCAATACGACAGCTTATGTCGTACTTACCGTATTGATTTTGACTATCATACCGATGGTGCTCGCGGTAATTCTGAATTCGAAGCATGTCCGCTTCCGGACGCTTTTCCGGGCTTCACTCTTTATTCCGGCACTTACATCGACCATTGTCGGCGGTATGATTTTCCGCTTCATGTTCAGTGAGCAGGAAGGCGCTGTTGCTAACCAGCTAATCGGGCTGTTTGGCTTCGATCCAATCAAATGGATGTTTACACCTTGGGCGGCAATCGGACTAATGGTCCTGCTTGCCAGCTGGCGCTGGATAGGTGTAAATATTCTCTACTTCCTGGCAGCCTTGCAAAATGTGCCGGATGAAATGTACGAAGCAGCCCAAATTGATGGTGCCACTAGATGGCAGCGCTTCCGATTCATTACGATGCCAATGCTGAAGCCGATCATCATTTTCGTCAGTACGATTACAATCATCAACGGCTTTCGAATGTTTGAAGAAAGCTATGTTTTCTGGGCGGTTGGTTCACCAGGTAACATCGGTTTATCGATTGCAGCTTATATTTACCAGCAGGGGATCCAGCAGAATGATATGGGCTTCGGGGCTGCGCTCGGCGTCGTGTTAATGCTCATAATCTTCGTTATCAGCATTATCTATTTAATTGCTACCGGCACATTCAAGAAGGAGGATAGATGA
- a CDS encoding carbohydrate ABC transporter permease, translated as MKKSNSKTLGFIATLVMAIVSLIALFPIISLVLSSFIPSSSMMRNGISFSFPWDELTLSNYTYIFTQSAEYWTWYGNSLWISALMIVLSLFFSSMVGYALAMYDFKGSNIFFVAVVFILMVPFEILMLPLFQFMIDMMLIDTYLGVILPGVVAPVAVFFFRQYALGLPKELMDAARIDGSTEYGIFFKIMLPLMGPSLAAMAILQGLGSWNNFLWPLLVLRSNDMFTLPLGLATLLTPYGNNYDVLIAGSVMTIVPIVILFIFFQRYFISGLTVGGVKG; from the coding sequence ATGAAAAAATCCAACAGCAAAACACTCGGTTTCATCGCCACTCTTGTTATGGCCATTGTCAGCTTGATTGCGCTTTTCCCGATCATAAGCTTGGTGCTTTCGTCGTTTATCCCGTCATCATCCATGATGCGAAACGGCATATCATTCAGCTTTCCTTGGGATGAATTGACGTTAAGCAATTACACTTACATCTTCACACAATCGGCAGAATACTGGACGTGGTATGGAAACAGTCTTTGGATTTCTGCATTGATGATTGTTTTGTCCTTGTTCTTTTCTTCCATGGTTGGCTACGCGCTGGCGATGTATGACTTTAAAGGAAGCAATATTTTCTTCGTCGCTGTTGTGTTCATCCTGATGGTGCCATTTGAGATTCTGATGCTGCCGTTATTCCAGTTTATGATCGATATGATGTTGATTGATACGTATCTGGGCGTGATTCTCCCAGGTGTCGTTGCTCCGGTAGCAGTCTTTTTCTTCCGGCAATACGCACTTGGTCTGCCGAAAGAGCTGATGGATGCAGCCCGGATTGACGGGTCGACAGAATATGGCATCTTCTTTAAAATCATGCTCCCGTTGATGGGACCTTCCCTGGCAGCGATGGCAATCCTGCAAGGGCTTGGCAGCTGGAATAACTTCCTGTGGCCATTGCTCGTGCTCCGTTCGAATGATATGTTCACGCTGCCGCTCGGGTTGGCAACACTGCTTACGCCTTACGGGAATAACTATGATGTTTTGATTGCAGGATCTGTTATGACAATTGTTCCGATTGTGATTTTGTTCATCTTCTTCCAGCGCTATTTCATTTCCGGATTGACTGTGGGCGGCGTCAAAGGCTGA